In Plasmodium chabaudi chabaudi strain AS genome assembly, chromosome: 9, the following proteins share a genomic window:
- a CDS encoding fam-b protein encodes MQVNILILVFFSIIICSFEYAENELYFMNERNIYLERNIINLINNRILADADNQFDLYDFYESTLSLANQFSDFDHDEEMIRLRNIIDSHIKKHKENNTLPNLNNADKKTKKLIYELQKELEETKKEIDNIRINELEIQPMQDKRIIINNNNFLEADDDKFRIEYLKNESRDYYSKLKEASKYKTSKSKRNLIIKAMLWTIAFFVIVASGALDFLVLIVPFVPFIFCNWRKINKYRSKL; translated from the exons ATGCAAgtcaatattttaattttagtttttttttcaattattatttgttcttTTGAATATGCGGAAAAT GAATTATACTTTATGAACGAGAGAAACATATATCTTGAaaggaatataataaatttgataaataataGGATATTAGCAGATGCAGACAATCAATTCgatttatatgatttttatgaatCAACTTTGAGTTTAGCAAATCAATTTAGTGACTTTGATCATGATGAAGAAATGATACGTCTTCGAAACATTATAGATTCACATATAAAGAAacataaagaaaataatacattacccaatttaaataatgcagataaaaaaacgaaaaagtTAATCTATGAACTTCAAAAAGAATTAGAAGAAACGAAAAAGGAGATTGATAATATAAGGATTAATGAATTAGAAATACAACCGATGCAAGataaaagaataataataaataataataattttttggaGGCTGATGATGATAAATTTCGCATTGAATATCTTAAAAATGAATCGAGGGATTATTATagtaaattaaaagaagcCTCAAAGTATAAAACATCAAAATCAAAAagaaatttaattataaaggCGATGCTGTGGACTATAGCCTTTTTTGTGATAGTAGCATCAGGAGCGTTGGATTTTCTAGTACTAATTGTACCTTTTGTGCcattcatattttgtaattgGCGGAAAATCAATAAATATCGCtctaaattataa
- a CDS encoding CIR protein has protein sequence MNMRKRCKLLLEGDSYFNGKDVNTNEFNKHSTIKAYCRNDDCKTNEERINALTAYIFKEYKGKTSRRTKYNDYDECFLMWLSDKLYKMHIESIGQKYENNYMDGTTLNEAYEKYLKNYKVKLDYWILFDMIKDLKEANLKYMSEFYKLLNKICKIITDYNNSAQTKQLSKYSVDSRRQYRTLHMNIYECKSYLNLLNKLKGIYDDFSSAIKKTGSNNELATKLKKFTLEDGTEMAAVRGFKTYNISNTKCKSLHKKMPKPKKAVKSSLQSSSKKESLPLKQDTSEPALPSPQPETQQSSSTTPPEDPPKKPELPSSSLQESQKPGKNDQNKPKDSGKETGGSKSEIKDPEVGKGNLNGGDKELGTPSGEEGSQVKGGDRANSGSGGADTEKGGPEGGSTDKVSETVDTGNGKGASKGGTGDGTGGEKIDKGSPGSGTRDTNNVQGGVPGGQISNGNQGSANTSQQGSEGSDGKGGKNSQPGGSSSRTGNPGAESTDKDSGDNTEGKENLQIDKGITKDNSMKQPEDLNTPGGPVDNSPKDKGSTDNTMEHQQNDSLGSNPKEKPQDSPKETPPIQEPETKEIERQPSEPEPPKLAISQSEHPKESQREASQPSASKTELKNAQRASDIQPKGPSIEQKDSDGDTEHQKCPQSDSKGHDQTSVTNKRGSDDGPASESGGSNYGAKGIDCDPPNTGGVQGDKRGSVGGSEDTGKSPLNTGDGHDDNGRSGGGSGSEQGSQEGSGGSDNGQGVKYSEGGGIGGGGGGTGGGGGGAGSKGGGAGSEGRGTGSEGGGTDGDQGGNDGGQGGNGGGQGGNPGSGEQGSNSDGSNDSWPSLFKFVFNGIDKFNKASNFVNEHQQKFKDAKDKINNAFNEVKDNFKIFYDQSINHFSEFINNITDQFNQDNNPSKSDNSDNNGPQNSDKSQQSGDSPQPQPKDTSQDSPSQLSSNSPSTSLSPPSSPPSSPPPPTPPSGPPKGPSPNTPQPKQPASQSQPTTQQNPQDDPSNQKKTDTPNLQLVKSSSSDPNLKKTWSIIPTTWNGSEDCKPEITFMNTTLVCCTSKQCSITGIPIILVLIPIILLIVCKYLSSEWRKEMTRKKNMTKVINVVGVNKTTKMVINSSDGKKQVQIIIKSSSKKKKTKKSINSVYGEKSPSLNIYQLMQADPVPFINLIFLLIFFVYKRKRDFIEL, from the exons ATGAACATGCGCAAACGA TGTAAGTTACTTCTCGAAGGTGATAGTTATTTTAATGGTAAAGATGTCAATACGAATGAATTTAACAAACACTCAACCATCAAAGCATATTGCCGTAATGATGATtgtaaaacaaatgaagaGCGTATTAATGCGTTGactgcatatatatttaaggAATACAAAGGAAAAACAAGTAGACGAACTAAGTATAATGATTATGATGAATGCTTTTTGATGTGGCTAAgtgataaattatataagatGCACATCGAAAGCATAGGCCAAAAGTATGAAAACAACTATATGGATGGTACTACTTTAAATGAGGCTTAtgagaaatatttaaagaattaTAAAGTAAAATTGGATTATTGGATTCTTTTTGATATGATAAAGGATTTGAAAGAAGCTAATCTTAAGTACATGAGcgaattttataaattacttaataaaatatgtaaaataattacaGATTATAATAACAGTGCCCAAACTAAGCAACTTTCTAAATATTCCGTCGATAGCCGTCGTCAATATCGAACCCTTCATATGAACATTTATGAATGCAAGTCATATCTTAATTTattgaataaattaaaaggtATATATGATGATTTTAGTTCTGCTATTAAGAAAACCGGTTCAAACAATGAATTAGCAACTAagcttaaaaaatttacactAGAAGATGGAACCGAAATGGCCGCGGTGAGAGgttttaaaacatataacatcagtaatacaaaatgtaaatccctgcataaaaaaatgccaAAGCCAAAAAAAGCGGTCAAATCATCATTACAATCTTcttcaaaaaaagaatCACTGCCACTAAAACAAGATACATCAGAACCAGCACTACCATCACCACAACCAGAAACACAACAATCATCATCAACAACACCACCTGAAGATCCACCTAAAAAACCGGAATTGCCTTCATCTTCACTACAAGAATCTCAAAAACCAGGAAAAAATGATCAAAATAAACCAAAGGATTCAGGCAAAGAAACAGGGGGCTCTAAAAGTGAGATAAAGGATCCCGAAGTTGGAAAAGGAAATCTGAATGGTGGAGACAAAGAACTCGGAACTCCAAGTGGTGAGGAAGGTAGTCAAGTAAAAGGAGGTGATAGAGCAAATAGTGGATCAGGTGGCGCAGATACTGAAAAAGGTGGACCAGAAGGTGGATCCACTGATAAAGTTAGTGAAACAGTAGATACCGGTAATGGGAAAGGTGCTTCAAAAGGTGGAACAGGTGATGGAACAGGTGGtgaaaaaattgataaagGAAGTCCAGGTAGTGGAACAAGAGACACAAATAATGTACAAGGTGGTGTACCAGGTGGTCAAATATCTAATGGTAACCAAGGAAGTGCAAATACCAGTCAACAAGGATCAGAAGGTTCGGATGGTAAAGGTGGCAAAAATAGTCAACCAGGGGGTTCAAGTAGTAGAACCGGAAATCCTGGCGCTGAATCAACTGATAAGGATTCAGGGGATAACACAGAAGGTAAAGAAAATCTACAAATCGATAAAGGTATTACAAAAGATAATTCAATGAAGCAACCCGAAGATTTAAATACACCAGGCGGTCCAGTAGATAATTCACCAAAAGATAAAGGATCCACAGATAATACAATGGAACATCAACAAAATGACTCTCTAGGATCAAATCCGAAAGAAAAACCACAAGATAGCCCGAAAGAGACGCCACCAATACAAGAGCCAGAAACAAAAGAAATAGAACGGCAACCATCAGAACCAGAACCACCAAAGCTAGCAATATCGCAATCAGAACATCCAAAAGAAAGCCAACGTGAAGCATCACAGCCATCTGCATCAAAAACAGAGTTAAAAAATGCCCAAAGAGCCTCAGATATACAACCAAAAGGCCCATCGATTGAACAAAAAGATTCAGATGGTGATACAGAACATCAAAAGTGTCCCCAAAGTGATTCAAAGGGTCATGACCAAACTTCAGTTACCAATAAAAGAGGTTCCGATGATGGGCCGGCCAGTGAATCAGGAGGTTCAAATTATGGGGCAAAAGGTATAGATTGTGATCCACCAAATACAGGTGGCGTACAAGGTGACAAAAGAGGATCAGTAGGTGGATCAGAAGATACAGGTAAGAGCCCATTAAATACAGGTGATGGACACGATGATAATGGAAGATCAGGAGGTGGATCAGGTAGCGAACAAGGAAGCCAAGAAGGATCAGGAGGTTCAGATAATGGGCAAGGTGTCAAATATAGTGAAGGAGGAGGTATTGGTGGTGGAGGAGGAGGTACTGGTGGTGGAGGAGGAGGTGCAGGTAGTAAAGGAGGTGGCGCAGGTAGTGAAGGAAGAGGCACAGGTAGTGAAGGAGGAGGTACTGATGGCGATCAAGGAGGTAATGATGGTGGGCAAGGAGGTAATGGTGGTGGACAAGGAGGTAATCCTGGATCAGGTGAACAAGGAAGTAACAGTGATGGATCAAATGATTCGTGGCCATCCCTTTTTAAATTCGTATTTAATGGAATAgacaaatttaataaagcTTCAAATTTTGTTAATGAACATCAACAAAAGTTCAAAGATGCTAaggataaaattaataatgcaTTTAATGAGGTTAAggataattttaaaattttttacgaTCAATCCATAAATCATTTTAgtgaatttattaataatataactgACCAATTTAACCAAGATAATAATCCTTCTAAATCAGACAACTCAGATAATAACGGACCACAAAATAGTGATAAATCGCAACAAAGTGGAGATTCGCCGCAACCTCAACCAAAAGATACATCACAAGATTCACCTAGTCAGTTATCATCAAATTCACCATCAACTTCACTATCACCTCCATCATCACCTCCATCATCACCCCCACCACCAACTCCACCATCAGGTCCGCCAAAAGGTCCATCACCAAATACACCACAACCAAAACAACCAGCTTCCCAATCACAACCTACCACGCAGCAAAACCCACAAGATGATCCATctaatcaaaaaaaaactgaCACACCAAATCTTCAATTGGTAAAATCATCAAGTTCTGACCccaatttgaaaaaaacatggAGTATAATTCCAACTACATGGAATGGATCAGAGGATTGTAAACCTGAAATAACTTTTATGAATACCACATTAGTGTGTTGCACATCTAAACAGTGTAGTATAACTGGTATTCCAATTATACTTGTTTTAATAcccattattttattaattgtttgtaag TATTTGTCATCTGAATGGCGAAAGGAAATGacgagaaaaaaaaacatgacAAAGGTTATAAATGTGGTTGGTGTAAATAAAACGACAAAAATGGTTATAAACTCAAGTgatggaaaaaaacaagtgcaaataattataaaatcatctagtaaaaaaaaaaagactaAAAAATCTATAAATTCTGTTTATGGGGAAAAATCTCcatcattaaatatataccaaCTTATGCAGGCTGATCCTGtaccatttattaatttaatttttttgttgattttttttgtttataaaagaaagcGCGATTTCAtagaattataa
- a CDS encoding fam-a protein — translation MNKTYIKVALALLSLAGYMQNVIFASEAVANDCTNTSPICHMPLSLYEQYKDEVYDDVDEGLAAVYYAHDAKNLLLKLSEADVQDYSTYSTENGNKIYTKKIGNVDIGRLDFTIPSSSKYPTVFRQYWDFKYDKNTDEKIINGKVVRLYCKNTALFEKHNPDPNYKPLTKVYTLGSRIYLREMTVIVCPSRTLNYDGEINQKIELKEVYENQKSIETGIDPEEALNKLGDNLSGFVIRKGDDDQVHVTYINAIYDTGNSTEFAHNKRERDLAYTNILNLAQHILSDE, via the exons atgaataaaacatatattaaggTTGCTTTGGCACTTTTAAGTCTAGCAGGATATATGCAAAATGTAATATTTGCAAGCGAAGCTGTTGCAAATGATTGTACGAACACCTCCCCAATCTGCCATATGCCATTATCATt ATATGAGCAATACAAAGATGAGGTATATGACGACGTTGATGAAGGTTTAGCAGCAGTATATTATGCACACGATGCTAAAAATCTTTTACTAAAACTTTCTGAGGCTGATGTACAGGATTACTCAACCTATTCTACAGAAAAtggaaacaaaatatatactaagAAAATTGGAAATGTGGATATTGGAAGACTTGATTTTACCATTCCATCTTCCTCTAAA tACCCTACTGTATTTAGGCAATACTGGGATTTCAAATATGACAAAAATAcagatgaaaaaattattaatg GAAAAGTTGTTCGTTTATACTGCAAAAATACGGCCTTATTTGAAAAACATAACCCAGATCCTAATTATAAACCCCTCACAAAAGTATATACTTTAGGCTCAAGAATTTAT CTACGAGAAATGACTGTAATCGTATGTCCTTCAAGAACTCTAAATTATGATGGTGAAATCaatcaaaaaattgaatTGAAAGAAGTTTACGAAAATCAAAAATCAATCGAAACTGGTATTGATCCTGAGGAGGCATTAAACAAATTGGGTGATAATTTATCCGGATTTGTAATTAGAAAAGGCGATGATGATCAAGTTCATGTTACTTATATCAACGCT ATCTATGATACTGGCAATTCTACCGAGTTTGCCCACAATAAAAGAGAGAGAGATCTtgcatatacaaatatcCTAAACTTAGCACAACACATTTTATCTGATGAATAA
- a CDS encoding CIR protein, producing MNEDMCKIFEMMWEDFPDTLGNDGNYQFKNEDIYSKYCDSNCDNCRTDLDKINAACFVLFKIFFEDSESFMKNAKCNMNIAQYIIIWLSYILSLKENNNISNLKDFYDLYINSNDKYNDKITGVKDYTSYKDLIDKNNYFLSMNMKIVSKFYTSFKSLCSMYNEIEGNKSNSTKCLEEAKNFVDEYEKHNENYDINKDSLYSQILSTLLTDYNNFKSYFVEKCSHCRDISAFPVIKTTSSLSIASKLIPVLLMFAIPIFLGIAYKYSLFGFDKRVQRQTLRKKYK from the exons ATGAATGAAGATATG tGTAAAATTTTCGAGATGATGTGGGAGGATTTCCCCGATACATTGGGAAATGATGGAAACtatcaatttaaaaatgaagatatatatagtaaataTTGTGACAGTAATTGTGATAATTGTAGGACTGATCTCGATAAAATTAATGCTGCATGTTTCGttttgtttaaaatattttttgaggATTCTGAATcgtttatgaaaaatgcaaaatgtaatatgaatattgcCCAATACATTATCATATGGTTAAGTTATATACTAAGCCTAAAGGAAAATAACAACATCAGCAATCTGAAAGATTTTTATgatctatatataaatagtaatgataagtataatgataaaataaccGGTGTTAAAGATTATACAAGTTATAAGGATCttatagataaaaataattattttttaagtatgaatatgaaaatagtaTCTAAATTTTATACTTCATTTAAATCATTATGCAGCATGTATAATGAAATTGAAGGAAACAAATCAAATTCCACAAAATGTTTGGAAGAAGCCAAAAATTTTGTTgatgaatatgaaaaacataatgaaaattatgatattaATAAAGACAGTTTATATAGTCAAATATTGTCTACTTTATTAActgattataataattttaaaagttaTTTTGTTGAAAAATGCAGTCATTGTAGAGACATTTCAGCGTTTCCAGTGATAAAAACAACATCAAGTTTGTCGATAGCAAGCAAATTAATTCCAGTTTTATTAATGTTTGCAATACCGATTTTCTTGGGAATTGCTTATAAg tatTCATTATTCGGATTTGATAAACGAGTTCAGAGACAAACTttaaggaaaaaatataaataa
- a CDS encoding CIR protein, with the protein MISEVCGVIKEVDKCLSKTILSTGDECLDELGYTAYCPNAKNGKLGECRTNGGKLSAWFIWLLEMFKTLTNVDDFKDINGQYVEYAILWLNSKNNLINSDTYISTTTIYDILEINSSYWYNEFRDKIEKKRNAMNFGDYYMHKLYNLLKEICSTINKYNEDKSYPTEYLKHANKCVNTYKDLVTNVPKGKMCTSYCDVLSTLKNSYDKFREEIDDDPEHKLPEFIEEGIQNCKNLCKSNEQKLENEKARSDILETVMDIPVSLSDEPPTEVSLSGESSGDISDNQEELEPVIGHMDISKSIILPSEATTSINNGNKVTYIVVPFTLILIILGILYKYLIHGQRKKLKRKKNANKIINLRDKK; encoded by the exons ATGATTTCTGAAGTG TGTGGCGTAATTAAGGAGGTTGATAAATGTTTATCCAAGACCATATTATCTACAGGAGATGAATGCCTAGATGAATTAGGATACACTGCTTATTGTCCTAACGcgaaaaatggaaaattagGAGAATGTAGAACTAATGGTGGAAAGCTTAGTGCTTGGTTCATATGGTTGTTAGAGATGTTCAAGACTCTTACCAATGTAGACGAttttaaagatataaatgGCCAATATGTTGAATATGCTATTTTATGGTTGAattctaaaaataatttaattaattctGATACATATATTAGTACAACTACTATTTATGATATTCttgaaataaatagtaGCTATTGGTATAATGAATTTCGTgataaaatagaaaaaaaaagaaatgcaATGAATTTTGGTGATTACTATATGCATAAGCTATATAATTTACTTAAAGAAATATGTAGtacaattaataaatataacgaAGATAAATCATACCCAactgaatatttaaaacatgCTAATAAATGTGTTAATACATACAAAGACCTTGTTACGAATGTCCCTAAGGGTAAAATGTGCACTTCATATTGCGATGTGTTGTctactttaaaaaattcatatgataaatttagAGAAGAAATTGATGATGATCCAGAACATAAACTTCCGGAATTTATTGAGGAAGGAATACAAAATTGTAAGAATTTATGTAAAAGTAACGAacaaaaattggaaaatgAGAAAGCGAGAAGTGACATTTTAGAAACTGTTATGGACATCCCAGTTAGTTTATCAGATGAACCACCAACCGAAGTTAGTTTATCAGGTGAATCATCAGGCGATATAAGTGACAATCAAGAAGAACTTGAGCCTGTAATAGGTCATATGGATATATCAAAATCTATAATTCTTCCATCAGAAGCCACCAcaagtataaataatggaaataaagTAACCTACATTGTAGTTCCATTTACTttaattttgattattttaggaattttatataag tATTTAATACATGGGCAAAGAAAAAAGTtgaagagaaaaaaaaacgcgaacaaaattataaatttacgtgacaaaaaataa